In one window of Heptranchias perlo isolate sHepPer1 chromosome 4, sHepPer1.hap1, whole genome shotgun sequence DNA:
- the f2rl1.2 gene encoding coagulation factor II (thrombin) receptor-like 1, tandem duplicate 2, translating to MFRGKFGRMFALIFAAWLLAMPVCCAGKGRSFIGEETNTNNSDLVVDEFAASVLTSGLTTVFLPMVYIIVFIVGLPTNAIALWVFAYRTKKKYPAAIYMANLALADLMFLIWFPLKISYHLNGNNWIFGEGLCKVLVVFFYGNMYCSILFMTCLSVQRYWVVVNPISQSRRKTCIAYGISILIWILIALSTIPLYLNNQQTVSIANLNIVTCHDVLPRDQLTSSMFDYFMSLAIGVFFFPALLTLIAYVLMIKILKASSNEDNIGKSRRRAIKLIITVLVMYLVCFAPSNVMLVVHYSLVKYKRNSNVYALYIVSLCLSSINSCVDPFVYYFVSQDFRNHVKNTLRCRSVRTVRSIQASFATLKNSKRTSSYTPASKISTTTTSNC from the exons ATGTTCCGTGGCAAATTTGGAAGGATGTTTGCACTGATCTTCGCGGCGTGGCTGTTGGCCATGCCTGTTTGCTGTGCAG GAAAAGGACGAAGCTTTATTGGTGAAGAAACCAACACAAATAACTCTGATTTAGTAGTTGATGAGTTTGCTGCATCTGTACTGACCAGTGGATTAACTACAGTCTTCTTGCCTATGGTCTATATCATTGTGTTCATCGTCGGCTTGCCTACGAATGCTATAGCACTGTGGGTCTTTGCCTATCGAACAAaaaagaaatacccagcagctatTTACATGGCCAACTTGGCTTTGGCAGATCTCATGTTCCTCATTTGGTTCCCTTTGAAAATTTCATACCATCTAAATGGCAACAATTGGATTTTTGGAGAAGGACTGTGCAAGGTGCTAGTGGTTTTTTTCTATGGAAACATGTACTGTTCAATTCTATTCATGACCTGCCTCAGTGTTCAAAGGTACTGGGTTGTTGTAAATCCAATATCTCAATCAAGGAGGAAGACTTGTATTGCTTATGGTATATCTATTTTAATTTGGATACTGATTGCATTGAGCACTATACCATTGTACTTAAATAATCAGCAAACTGTAAGCATTGCTAATCTTAATATAGTAACCTGTCACGATGTCCTACCTAGAGATCAGTTGACTTCTAGCATGTTTGATTACTTTATGTCTTTGGCTATTGGAGTATTTTTTTTTCCAGCTTTGCTGACATTAATTGCATATGTGTTGATGATCAAAATATTGAAAGCCTCGTCCAATGAAGATAACATTGGGAAAAGCCGCAGGAGAGCAATCAAATTGATTATTACTGTCCTTGTTATGTATTTAGTTTGCTTCGCTCCTAGCAATGTTATGCTTGTTGTTCACTATTCTTTGGTAAAATACAAACGGAACAGCAATGTTTATGCTCTTTATATTGTAAGTCTTTGTCTGTCCAGCATAAATAGCTGTGTTGATCCCTTTGTCTATTACTTTGTTTCCCAAGACTTCAGAAACCATGTTAAAAATACATTGCGGTGTCGTAGTGTCAGGACAGTTAGAAGCATCCAGGCTTCTTTTgcgactctgaaaaattccaaaagAACTAGTTCCTATACTCCTGCCAGTAAAATTAGTACCACAACAACAAGCAACTGTTGA